A window of the Bradyrhizobium diazoefficiens genome harbors these coding sequences:
- a CDS encoding chemotaxis protein, giving the protein MSAIPASSLTDAIAAVEDVSSRIEDVFARVGHELGRGHIIFKELNQGLASLSRELSGAEIEGAATALQEIAARLSELARALPAESALLATIGKSTSEASALLKPLFKHIQMITIIARSARIEAASLDGDREGFLAFTQEAYDLGKAVQGSIEGCARDQQRLSDAVATASGRQKEFERSYGDQLVAESAELGAAYSGLRDQRSKSSHLADLASGSTRKIAEAVGGAIISLQAGDSTRQRLEHVCHGLRLSSDTAPSLAPKPVTSDDGAHAIRKLQAAQLRDAQREFGGDIGHIIRALTAILNDASGVVGHGRSLFGGENDSSSSFLTRIKQTLAQASILIGTCESAGRSVDEALAVVEDTLAKFRQAIAGLAEASVDITLIGMNAGLKASHLGSRGSAFVVIANELKATADHVSAGAGRLRPVLDGIERSANELKELRIQGDPTQLANLEPQILQALREVEAGNERLGKLMSRLVDEGAEFEGLMNSAQGLMSSLGESSAALPTVAARLETASAGTRRPQPQDAALLDDLFARYTMERERDVHREFLQALGLSSSAAARRVEAVAPADDGIELF; this is encoded by the coding sequence ATGTCTGCCATTCCGGCCAGCAGTTTGACAGATGCGATCGCCGCAGTCGAGGACGTCTCGTCGCGCATCGAGGACGTGTTCGCGCGCGTCGGCCACGAGCTCGGTCGTGGCCACATCATATTCAAGGAGCTGAATCAAGGTCTTGCGTCTCTCTCCAGAGAACTCTCCGGTGCCGAGATCGAGGGCGCCGCGACCGCCCTGCAGGAGATCGCGGCACGGCTGAGCGAGCTGGCGCGGGCGCTGCCGGCCGAGAGTGCGCTGCTGGCGACGATCGGCAAGAGCACGAGCGAGGCTTCCGCGCTCCTCAAGCCGCTGTTCAAGCATATCCAGATGATCACCATCATCGCGCGCAGCGCGCGGATCGAGGCGGCTTCGCTCGATGGTGATCGCGAGGGCTTTCTCGCCTTCACGCAGGAGGCCTATGATCTCGGCAAGGCCGTGCAGGGTTCGATCGAGGGATGCGCGCGAGACCAGCAGCGACTGTCGGACGCGGTCGCCACCGCCTCCGGCCGGCAGAAGGAGTTCGAGAGAAGCTACGGCGATCAGCTGGTCGCGGAGAGCGCCGAACTCGGTGCCGCCTATTCCGGCCTGCGCGATCAGCGCAGCAAGAGCAGCCATCTCGCCGATCTCGCCAGCGGCAGCACGCGAAAGATCGCCGAGGCGGTCGGTGGCGCGATCATTTCTTTGCAAGCCGGCGACAGCACGCGGCAGCGCCTCGAACATGTCTGCCACGGCTTACGCCTCTCGTCCGACACCGCGCCGAGCCTTGCCCCGAAGCCGGTCACAAGCGATGACGGCGCGCATGCGATCAGAAAGTTGCAGGCGGCCCAGCTCAGGGACGCGCAGCGCGAGTTCGGCGGCGACATCGGCCATATCATCCGCGCGCTGACAGCGATCCTGAACGATGCAAGTGGCGTCGTCGGTCACGGTCGTTCGCTGTTCGGCGGCGAGAACGATTCGTCCTCCTCGTTCCTGACCCGCATCAAGCAGACGCTGGCGCAGGCTTCGATCCTGATCGGCACTTGCGAGAGCGCCGGACGCTCGGTCGATGAGGCGCTCGCGGTCGTCGAGGATACGCTGGCGAAATTCCGCCAGGCCATTGCGGGACTGGCTGAAGCCTCTGTCGACATCACGCTGATCGGCATGAATGCTGGCCTCAAGGCGAGCCATCTCGGCAGCCGCGGTAGCGCCTTCGTCGTCATCGCCAACGAGCTCAAGGCGACCGCCGACCACGTCTCGGCCGGCGCCGGGCGTTTGCGGCCCGTGCTCGACGGCATCGAGCGCTCCGCCAACGAGTTGAAGGAGCTCCGCATCCAGGGCGATCCCACGCAGCTCGCCAATCTAGAGCCGCAGATTCTCCAGGCGCTACGCGAGGTCGAAGCCGGCAACGAACGGCTCGGCAAGCTGATGAGCCGGCTCGTCGACGAAGGCGCCGAGTTCGAGGGCCTGATGAATTCGGCGCAAGGCTTGATGAGCTCGCTTGGCGAGAGCTCTGCGGCACTGCCGACCGTCGCTGCGCGTCTCGAGACGGCAAGCGCCGGCACGCGTCGGCCGCAGCCGCAGGACGCGGCGCTGCTCGACGATCTCTTCGCGCGCTACACGATGGAGCGCGAGCGCGACGTCCACCGGGAGTTCTTGCAAGCTCTCGGACTGTCGTCGAGCGCCGCCGCCCGCCGGGTCGAGGCGGTCGCGCCTGCGGATGACGGCATCGAACTGTTTTGA
- a CDS encoding CheR family methyltransferase has product MMPAALNMAVHLSDRHFRTIAELIEGQVGIKLPQGKRLMLEGRLHKRVRALNFSDLNEYVDNLFEADHFDTELTHLIDVVTTNKTDFFREPQHFTFMRDIAIPALLKSHGRNNANLKFWSSASSTGMEAYTTAMVLDDMTRNGSRFQYRILGTDISTAVLRLAKTAIYTRDVLAPVPEPFVKRYFLSSRDKSRDEVRVVPELRRMTHFMRMNLMDTSYPVDRDVDVIFCRNVLIYFDKPTQRKVVEQLCSHLRPGGYLLVGHSESMVHSSVPGLKQVQPTIFQV; this is encoded by the coding sequence ATGATGCCGGCCGCGCTGAATATGGCCGTGCATCTGTCGGATCGTCATTTCCGGACCATTGCCGAACTGATCGAAGGCCAGGTCGGCATCAAGCTGCCGCAGGGCAAGCGGCTGATGCTGGAGGGACGCCTGCACAAGCGCGTGCGCGCACTGAATTTCTCCGACCTGAACGAATATGTCGACAACCTGTTCGAGGCCGATCATTTCGATACCGAGCTCACCCATCTCATCGATGTGGTGACCACCAACAAGACCGACTTCTTCCGCGAGCCGCAGCATTTCACGTTCATGCGGGACATTGCCATCCCGGCGCTGCTCAAGTCGCACGGCCGCAACAATGCGAACCTGAAATTCTGGAGCTCGGCGAGCTCCACCGGCATGGAGGCCTACACCACCGCGATGGTGCTGGACGACATGACGCGGAACGGATCGCGGTTTCAGTACCGCATCCTCGGAACCGACATCTCCACTGCGGTGCTACGCCTCGCCAAGACCGCGATCTACACCCGCGATGTGCTGGCGCCGGTGCCCGAGCCGTTCGTGAAGCGATATTTCCTGTCGTCGCGCGACAAGTCGCGCGACGAAGTGCGGGTCGTGCCGGAATTGCGGCGCATGACGCATTTCATGCGGATGAACTTGATGGATACATCCTATCCCGTCGACCGGGACGTCGACGTGATTTTCTGCCGCAATGTGTTGATCTATTTCGACAAGCCGACGCAGCGCAAGGTCGTCGAGCAGCTTTGCAGTCATCTGCGGCCCGGCGGCTATTTGCTGGTCGGCCATTCGGAATCCATGGTTCACAGTTCCGTTCCGGGTTTGAAGCAGGTTCAACCCACCATTTTTCAGGTCTGA
- a CDS encoding EAL domain-containing protein: MLVALARDFHMTVVAEGVETEEQVRALISCGVEEGQGYLVAAPLPFAKFSELMASRRAAPAVAAPAGDTLVA, from the coding sequence ATGCTGGTGGCGCTCGCCAGGGATTTCCACATGACCGTGGTTGCGGAAGGCGTCGAAACCGAGGAGCAGGTCCGCGCGCTGATCTCATGCGGCGTCGAGGAAGGGCAGGGCTATCTCGTCGCCGCGCCCCTGCCCTTTGCGAAATTCAGCGAATTGATGGCGTCGCGGCGTGCCGCGCCCGCAGTCGCGGCTCCGGCCGGCGACACACTGGTGGCCTGA
- the rfbC gene encoding dTDP-4-dehydrorhamnose 3,5-epimerase — MNVIKTDLPEVLIIEPKLFGDQRGFFLETYQFERYAQSGVAQPFVQDNLSRSRHGVLRGLHLQNPGAQGKLVTALRGRVLDVAVDVRVGSPNFGRHVAVELNEENRRQLWVPRGFAHGFAVLSETADFFYKCDALYSPKDEISVRWNDPAIGIDWGLADPALSPKDADAPLLADVKNLPRYGEI; from the coding sequence ATGAACGTTATCAAGACAGACCTGCCCGAGGTTTTGATCATCGAGCCGAAGCTATTCGGCGATCAACGCGGCTTTTTCTTGGAGACCTACCAATTCGAGCGCTACGCGCAGAGCGGAGTTGCGCAGCCGTTCGTTCAGGACAATCTGTCACGCTCGCGTCATGGCGTGTTGCGTGGGCTGCACCTACAAAATCCGGGCGCGCAGGGCAAGCTGGTCACGGCGCTCCGCGGTCGCGTCCTGGATGTTGCTGTCGACGTCCGCGTCGGTAGCCCAAATTTTGGGCGTCATGTTGCTGTCGAACTGAACGAGGAGAATCGGCGGCAATTGTGGGTTCCTCGCGGCTTCGCGCATGGCTTTGCCGTTCTCTCCGAGACGGCCGATTTCTTCTACAAATGCGACGCGCTCTACAGCCCGAAGGACGAGATCTCGGTTCGATGGAACGACCCGGCGATCGGTATTGACTGGGGCCTCGCAGACCCCGCGCTTTCGCCCAAGGATGCCGATGCGCCCTTGCTCGCGGATGTGAAGAATCTCCCGCGCTACGGGGAGATCTGA
- the rfbD gene encoding dTDP-4-dehydrorhamnose reductase, protein MKILLTGTAGQVGGALLPLLQGRADIVAPALEEFDLSRPDELAGKLDSIKPDLIINPAAYTAVDRAEDERELAFRINAESPRAIAQWAAPRGVPLVHFSTDYVFDGSGDRAWREDSTPAPLSVYGQSKLAGDQAIAEAGALHVIARTSWVYAATGANFLKTIVRLAGEREQLKIVGDQVGAPTTADTISQAVVAMLPQSDDDLRKTFEARGGVVNLVCAGETSWHGFATAIVAGLQSRGAKFAVKEIVPIRSDEFPVKAKRPANSRLDLTRLRERFGITPPSWQQALDRELDALKATI, encoded by the coding sequence ATGAAGATCCTTCTGACGGGCACTGCGGGACAGGTGGGCGGAGCTCTGCTTCCGCTGCTTCAAGGGCGGGCCGATATCGTTGCGCCGGCGCTCGAAGAGTTCGATCTGTCGCGGCCGGACGAGCTTGCCGGCAAGCTGGATTCGATCAAGCCGGATCTGATCATCAATCCCGCCGCCTACACGGCTGTCGATCGTGCGGAAGACGAGCGAGAGCTCGCCTTTCGAATCAATGCGGAATCTCCCAGGGCCATCGCCCAGTGGGCGGCGCCCCGCGGCGTGCCGCTGGTGCACTTTTCGACGGACTATGTCTTCGACGGCTCCGGCGATCGTGCCTGGCGCGAGGACAGCACGCCGGCGCCTCTCTCGGTGTATGGCCAAAGCAAGCTTGCCGGCGACCAGGCCATTGCCGAGGCAGGTGCTCTGCATGTGATCGCGCGTACGTCCTGGGTATACGCTGCCACCGGTGCGAATTTTCTCAAGACGATCGTGCGCCTGGCCGGAGAGCGCGAGCAATTGAAGATCGTAGGCGACCAGGTCGGCGCGCCAACGACAGCCGATACGATTTCGCAAGCAGTGGTTGCAATGCTGCCGCAGAGCGACGATGACCTTCGCAAGACGTTCGAGGCGCGAGGCGGCGTCGTCAATCTGGTCTGTGCGGGCGAGACCAGCTGGCACGGCTTTGCGACTGCGATCGTTGCCGGGTTGCAATCGAGGGGCGCCAAATTCGCCGTGAAGGAAATCGTTCCGATCCGATCGGACGAATTTCCGGTCAAGGCGAAGCGGCCCGCCAATTCTCGCCTTGACCTCACGCGGCTGCGCGAGCGGTTCGGCATTACGCCGCCCAGCTGGCAGCAGGCGCTCGATCGCGAGCTGGATGCCCTCAAGGCGACGATCTGA
- a CDS encoding chemotaxis protein CheW — protein MAATSQYLTLGLAGETFGISIRNVREILDMRPISRLPHAPNFLLGMIDVRGAGYPIVDLRTKLGLPAVAATEATRIIILDVPMKERLVGVGFVADCVFEVTDIDEQAIEPIPEVGGKWQSDYAAGIGRKGEKFVVIFDLAKLMANDELPGEAPRAA, from the coding sequence ATGGCCGCAACCTCGCAATATCTGACGCTCGGGCTCGCCGGCGAGACGTTCGGCATCTCGATCCGCAACGTGCGGGAAATTCTCGACATGCGGCCGATCTCGCGTCTGCCGCATGCGCCGAATTTCCTGCTCGGCATGATCGACGTGCGCGGCGCGGGCTACCCGATCGTGGATCTCCGGACCAAGCTCGGCCTCCCGGCCGTGGCTGCCACCGAGGCGACCCGCATCATTATCCTCGATGTGCCGATGAAAGAGCGCCTGGTCGGCGTCGGCTTCGTCGCCGACTGCGTGTTCGAGGTCACCGACATCGACGAACAGGCGATCGAGCCGATCCCCGAGGTAGGCGGCAAGTGGCAGTCCGACTATGCCGCCGGCATCGGCCGCAAGGGCGAGAAATTCGTCGTCATCTTCGATCTCGCCAAGCTGATGGCGAATGATGAGCTACCGGGCGAGGCGCCTCGCGCCGCCTGA
- a CDS encoding CSS-motif domain-containing protein — protein sequence MKAARPKFLLAALVLAGMAAFALVGHIAATRFIRDQQTRQLDELTEVVLRRSEFAVDFATASLDELAGRGLATCAPASLQAIRLHVYQRSAVKDVRLVNSDGSVICSAYSETLEFDKGWVDRADMLASRDSKLMLFRVEQFGGDALGVLRDIGDNKALVAIPRHQSQPVRHHAGRAARPWRSAACAQERRAAR from the coding sequence ATGAAAGCAGCACGGCCGAAATTCCTACTGGCGGCGCTCGTGCTTGCGGGCATGGCTGCGTTTGCGCTCGTCGGTCATATCGCGGCGACGCGGTTCATCCGGGATCAGCAGACGCGCCAGCTCGACGAGTTGACCGAAGTCGTGCTGCGCCGGTCCGAATTCGCCGTCGACTTCGCGACCGCGAGCCTTGACGAGCTGGCCGGCCGCGGGCTCGCCACATGCGCCCCCGCCTCGCTCCAGGCAATCCGCCTCCACGTCTATCAACGCTCCGCCGTGAAGGACGTCCGCCTCGTCAATTCCGACGGCTCGGTGATCTGCTCGGCCTATTCCGAGACGCTCGAATTCGACAAGGGCTGGGTCGATCGGGCCGACATGCTTGCCTCGCGCGATTCGAAGCTGATGCTGTTCCGTGTCGAGCAGTTCGGCGGCGACGCGCTCGGCGTGCTCAGGGACATCGGCGACAACAAGGCACTGGTCGCCATCCCTCGGCATCAATCCCAGCCTGTTCGACATCATGCCGGCCGAGCTGCGCGCCCATGGCGAAGTGCTGCTTGCGCTCAAGAACGGCGCGCAGCTCGGTGA
- the rfbB gene encoding dTDP-glucose 4,6-dehydratase — MRFEGSTIFVTGGAGFIGSAVVRHLLRDTHARVVNIDKLTYAANLESIPGAEANPRYAFEKQCICEAASLRKLFEKYQPVAVMNLAAESHVDRSIDGPGEFIQTNIVGTFTLLQEALRYWRALSPDRRSQFRFLHISTDEVFGSLGKDGYFTEATSYSPNSPYSASKASSDHLVRAWRETYDLPTMVTNCSNNYGPYHFPEKLIPHIIIKGLAGEPLPVYGDGQNIRDWLYVEDHAKALTLVLERGAVGETYNVGGRNERSNLHVVESICDLLDDMSPRTAGSRRGLISFVADRPGHDRRYAIDASKLERELGWRADENFESGLAKTVRWFFDSRNWWQAILDRGYQQKRIGLG; from the coding sequence ATGCGTTTCGAAGGCTCCACGATTTTCGTCACGGGCGGTGCAGGTTTCATCGGCTCTGCAGTCGTCCGTCATCTCCTCCGCGACACGCACGCGCGCGTCGTCAATATCGACAAGCTGACGTATGCGGCGAATCTCGAGTCGATCCCTGGCGCCGAAGCAAACCCGCGTTATGCATTCGAGAAGCAGTGCATTTGCGAGGCAGCCTCGCTTCGCAAGCTGTTCGAGAAGTACCAGCCCGTCGCGGTGATGAATCTGGCGGCCGAGAGCCATGTCGATCGTTCGATCGACGGCCCCGGCGAATTCATCCAGACCAACATCGTCGGCACCTTCACGCTGCTGCAGGAAGCGCTGCGATACTGGAGGGCCCTGAGCCCGGATCGCCGCTCGCAATTCCGCTTTCTCCACATCTCCACGGACGAGGTGTTCGGGTCGCTCGGCAAGGACGGTTACTTCACCGAGGCCACGTCCTATTCACCCAACTCGCCCTACTCGGCGAGCAAGGCATCCTCCGACCATCTGGTTCGCGCCTGGCGCGAGACCTACGACCTTCCGACGATGGTGACGAACTGCTCGAACAATTACGGGCCGTATCACTTTCCCGAGAAGCTCATTCCCCACATCATCATCAAGGGGCTCGCCGGCGAGCCGCTGCCGGTTTACGGCGACGGACAGAACATTCGCGACTGGCTCTACGTCGAGGATCACGCCAAGGCGCTCACGCTCGTGCTCGAGCGCGGTGCGGTCGGCGAGACGTACAATGTCGGCGGCCGAAACGAGCGCAGCAATTTGCACGTTGTGGAAAGCATTTGCGACCTGCTGGACGACATGTCGCCGCGCACGGCGGGCTCCCGGCGCGGCCTTATTTCGTTCGTCGCCGACCGCCCCGGTCACGATCGCCGCTACGCGATCGATGCTTCGAAGCTCGAGCGCGAGCTCGGCTGGCGCGCTGACGAGAATTTCGAAAGCGGCCTCGCCAAGACGGTTCGCTGGTTCTTCGACAGTCGCAACTGGTGGCAAGCCATTCTCGATCGCGGCTATCAGCAGAAGCGTATCGGTCTCGGCTAG
- a CDS encoding VanZ family protein translates to MRRNHLIAAAAICLALIIYATLATLAGRPVLIGHAEAYWVVVIERFSAYCLLGFLLSFLLPGRFGLACAFVIAVAVGLEILQAMVPDRDPRFFDVLQKSAGGILGVSLAQTILAFLPRPPS, encoded by the coding sequence ATGCGCCGAAATCATCTCATCGCAGCTGCGGCCATCTGCCTTGCGCTGATCATCTATGCCACGCTGGCTACGCTTGCGGGCAGGCCGGTGCTGATCGGCCATGCCGAGGCCTATTGGGTCGTCGTGATCGAGCGCTTCAGCGCCTATTGCCTGCTGGGCTTCCTGCTGTCCTTCCTGCTGCCGGGACGCTTCGGGCTGGCTTGCGCATTCGTGATCGCCGTCGCCGTCGGGCTCGAAATTTTGCAGGCGATGGTCCCCGACCGCGATCCGCGGTTCTTCGACGTGCTGCAAAAGTCTGCCGGCGGCATTCTCGGCGTCAGCCTCGCCCAGACCATTCTGGCCTTCCTGCCCAGACCGCCGTCCTGA
- the rfbA gene encoding glucose-1-phosphate thymidylyltransferase RfbA: MKGIILAGGTGSRLFPVTTVVSKQLLPVFDKPMIYYPLSTLMLAGIRDILIISTPQDKPLFQRLLGDGSEIGINFSYATQESPRGLADAFIVGREFVGSDSVALVLGDNIFYGHGLPEMLARAATRKSGATIFGYVVNSPEQYGVVELDSDGRARSIEEKPKQPKSNVAVTGLYFYDNGVVDIAAGIKPSARGEIEITDVNNAYLARGDLFVEVLGRGFAWLDTGTHASLVEASHFVQILEQRQGLRIACPEEIALRRGYISLEAFKKVAERTAKSSYGEYLQSVARSFAAQD, from the coding sequence ATGAAGGGAATTATACTCGCTGGCGGAACAGGCTCACGCCTTTTTCCCGTCACGACAGTGGTATCGAAGCAGCTGCTTCCGGTTTTTGACAAGCCGATGATCTACTATCCGCTGTCGACATTGATGCTCGCTGGAATTCGCGACATTCTCATCATCTCGACGCCGCAGGACAAGCCGCTGTTCCAGCGCCTGCTCGGCGACGGGTCCGAGATCGGCATCAACTTCTCGTACGCCACACAAGAGTCTCCGCGCGGTCTTGCCGACGCCTTCATCGTCGGTCGCGAATTCGTGGGATCGGATTCCGTCGCGCTGGTTCTCGGAGACAATATCTTTTACGGCCACGGACTTCCGGAAATGCTGGCCAGGGCGGCAACTCGCAAGAGCGGCGCCACGATCTTCGGCTATGTCGTCAACTCACCCGAGCAATACGGCGTGGTCGAGCTCGATAGTGACGGACGCGCGCGCTCGATCGAAGAGAAGCCCAAGCAGCCGAAGTCGAATGTGGCCGTCACTGGCCTCTATTTCTACGACAACGGCGTGGTCGACATCGCTGCGGGGATCAAGCCTTCGGCGCGCGGCGAGATCGAGATCACCGACGTGAACAATGCCTACCTCGCACGTGGCGACCTGTTCGTCGAAGTGCTCGGGCGCGGGTTTGCCTGGCTCGACACCGGGACGCACGCCTCGCTGGTCGAAGCCAGCCACTTCGTTCAGATCCTGGAACAGCGCCAGGGCTTGCGCATCGCCTGCCCCGAGGAAATCGCGTTGCGGCGCGGTTACATTTCTCTCGAAGCCTTCAAGAAGGTTGCAGAGAGGACCGCCAAGAGCAGCTACGGCGAGTATCTGCAATCGGTAGCCCGTTCCTTCGCCGCTCAAGACTGA
- a CDS encoding methyl-accepting chemotaxis protein encodes MRFTVKAKLASAFGVVILLSMIAGAVGYLKLSDMVGTTEVLVSRAGRMEKAAELKEGALFLVRAEKNSILAASDAEYDQFVADLAKNREALTKSKDEITAAASESGKKLMENFSVAFARLNAYQDETVRLAKTDKPKALDRSMHDGRKVVADVLEAADGYIKNVKKNMAEQAEQSKQDGARAEMLLMGLVIASLLIAVVAATWIALNISRALAQAVGLADAVAIGDLSQKIESSSNDEIGDLIKSLSAMTVNLNATAAVANQIAQGDLTVEAKALSDKDTLGLALVRMVEKLRQIVSEALTAAQNVSAGSQELSASAEQLSQGATEQASSAEEASSSMEEMASNVKQNADNANQTEKIAAQSAKDAEASGAAVGRAVNAMQTIAEKITIVQEIARQTDLLALNAAVEAARAGEHGKGFAVVASEVRKLAERSQAAAAEIGTLSADTVKVAQEAGSMLAKLVPDIKKTAELVEEITAACREQDVGSAQINQAIQQLDKVGQQNASASEEVSSTSEELASQAEQLQSTIAYFRIEHGGKSHAPAPIDRAVDQLRAKAATMAAAERPAKKPQARPGRTIKAAGGGSGFAFDMNDGEDDRDADFQR; translated from the coding sequence ATGAGATTCACCGTCAAAGCCAAGCTCGCCAGCGCCTTCGGCGTCGTCATCCTGCTGTCCATGATCGCCGGTGCTGTCGGCTATTTGAAGCTGTCGGATATGGTCGGCACCACCGAGGTGCTGGTTAGCCGTGCGGGCCGGATGGAAAAGGCTGCCGAGCTCAAGGAAGGCGCGCTGTTCCTGGTGCGCGCCGAGAAGAACTCGATCCTCGCGGCAAGCGATGCCGAATACGACCAGTTCGTCGCCGACCTCGCCAAGAATCGCGAAGCGCTGACCAAGTCCAAGGACGAAATCACCGCGGCGGCCAGCGAAAGCGGCAAGAAGCTGATGGAGAATTTCTCCGTCGCGTTCGCCAGGCTGAACGCCTATCAGGACGAGACGGTCAGGCTTGCGAAGACCGACAAGCCGAAGGCACTGGACCGCTCCATGCATGACGGCCGCAAGGTCGTCGCGGATGTCCTGGAGGCGGCTGACGGCTACATCAAGAACGTCAAGAAGAACATGGCGGAGCAGGCCGAGCAGTCCAAGCAGGACGGTGCCCGCGCCGAGATGCTGCTGATGGGCCTGGTGATTGCTTCGCTCCTGATCGCCGTTGTTGCGGCCACCTGGATCGCGCTCAATATCAGTCGCGCGCTGGCCCAGGCCGTCGGCCTTGCCGACGCGGTCGCGATCGGCGATCTCAGCCAGAAGATCGAGTCCTCGAGCAATGACGAGATCGGCGATCTCATCAAGTCGCTGAGCGCGATGACGGTGAACCTGAACGCCACGGCGGCGGTCGCCAACCAGATCGCACAGGGCGACCTCACCGTCGAAGCCAAGGCGCTGTCGGACAAGGACACGCTCGGCCTCGCGCTCGTGCGCATGGTGGAAAAGCTCCGTCAGATCGTGTCGGAAGCCTTGACCGCGGCGCAAAACGTTTCCGCCGGCAGCCAGGAGCTCTCGGCCAGCGCCGAGCAGCTTTCGCAGGGCGCGACCGAGCAGGCCTCGTCCGCCGAGGAAGCTTCATCCTCGATGGAAGAGATGGCTTCGAACGTGAAGCAGAACGCCGACAACGCCAACCAGACCGAGAAGATCGCCGCGCAGTCGGCCAAGGACGCCGAGGCCAGCGGTGCTGCGGTCGGCCGTGCCGTCAACGCGATGCAGACCATCGCCGAGAAGATCACCATCGTGCAGGAGATCGCACGCCAGACCGACTTGCTCGCGCTCAATGCGGCGGTCGAGGCGGCGCGCGCCGGCGAGCACGGCAAGGGTTTTGCAGTGGTCGCCTCCGAAGTCCGCAAGCTCGCCGAGCGCAGCCAGGCGGCTGCCGCGGAGATCGGCACGCTCTCGGCCGACACCGTCAAGGTGGCGCAGGAAGCGGGCTCCATGCTCGCGAAGCTCGTTCCCGACATCAAGAAAACCGCCGAGCTCGTCGAGGAAATCACCGCGGCCTGCCGCGAGCAGGACGTCGGCTCGGCCCAGATCAACCAGGCCATCCAGCAGCTCGACAAGGTCGGCCAGCAGAACGCCAGCGCTTCCGAAGAGGTGTCCTCGACCTCGGAAGAACTGGCCTCGCAGGCCGAGCAGCTCCAATCGACGATCGCCTATTTCCGCATCGAGCATGGCGGAAAGAGCCATGCGCCGGCGCCGATCGACCGGGCGGTCGATCAGCTCCGCGCCAAGGCCGCGACCATGGCGGCGGCCGAGCGCCCTGCCAAGAAGCCGCAGGCCAGGCCGGGGCGTACCATCAAGGCCGCAGGCGGCGGCAGTGGCTTTGCCTTCGACATGAACGACGGTGAGGATGATCGGGACGCCGATTTTCAGCGCTGA
- a CDS encoding protein-glutamate methylesterase/protein-glutamine glutaminase, with the protein MPKGKVRVLIVDDSASVRQILHTILNDDPDIEVMATASDPFVAARRLQDEIPDVMILDLEMPRMDGMTFLRKIMAQRPIPVIICSSLTEEGSNVMFEAFEAGAVDIVPKPKIDTRQALLECSTRLRESVKSAARARVRPRTERRVIEKKLTADAIIPPPVQGKARPTTERIVCIGASTGGTEALNDVLEMLPANCPPILIVQHMPAGFTAAFAKRLDGVCQIRVKEAEDGEPVLPGWAYIAPGARHMLLQRIGLRYQVAIKDGPPVSRHRPSVDVLFRSAAQHAGANALSVIMTGMGDDGARGMLEMRKLGASTRAQDEESCVVFGMPKEAIAHGGVEKVVALHQIPREIMQWYQAGHAAAVG; encoded by the coding sequence ATGCCGAAAGGGAAAGTTCGCGTACTGATCGTGGACGATTCGGCGTCGGTGCGCCAAATTCTTCACACGATCCTCAACGACGACCCTGATATCGAGGTGATGGCGACGGCGTCCGATCCGTTCGTCGCGGCGCGGCGTCTCCAGGACGAAATCCCTGACGTCATGATCCTCGACCTCGAGATGCCGCGCATGGACGGCATGACGTTTCTGCGCAAGATCATGGCGCAGCGTCCGATCCCGGTGATCATCTGCTCGTCGCTGACCGAAGAAGGCTCGAATGTGATGTTCGAGGCGTTCGAGGCCGGCGCTGTCGATATCGTGCCCAAGCCGAAGATCGACACGCGGCAGGCGCTGCTGGAATGCTCCACACGACTGCGTGAGTCCGTGAAGTCGGCGGCGCGCGCGCGCGTGCGGCCGCGCACGGAACGGCGTGTGATCGAGAAGAAGCTGACGGCCGACGCCATCATCCCGCCGCCGGTGCAGGGCAAGGCTCGGCCGACGACCGAGCGCATCGTGTGCATCGGTGCCTCGACCGGGGGAACGGAGGCGCTCAACGACGTCCTCGAAATGCTGCCGGCGAACTGTCCTCCCATCCTGATCGTCCAACATATGCCGGCGGGCTTCACCGCTGCCTTCGCCAAGCGCCTCGACGGCGTCTGCCAGATCCGCGTCAAGGAGGCCGAGGACGGCGAGCCGGTGCTGCCGGGCTGGGCCTATATCGCGCCGGGCGCCCGCCACATGCTGCTCCAGCGCATCGGCCTGCGCTATCAGGTCGCGATCAAGGACGGCCCGCCGGTGTCGCGGCATCGGCCCTCCGTCGATGTGCTGTTTCGCTCCGCGGCCCAGCATGCCGGTGCCAATGCGCTTAGTGTCATCATGACCGGCATGGGCGATGACGGCGCACGCGGCATGCTGGAGATGCGCAAGCTCGGCGCCTCGACCCGTGCGCAGGACGAAGAAAGCTGCGTGGTGTTCGGCATGCCCAAGGAAGCCATCGCCCATGGCGGGGTCGAGAAGGTGGTCGCGCTGCACCAGATCCCGCGCGAGATCATGCAGTGGTACCAGGCCGGACACGCGGCGGCGGTGGGTTGA